A window from Nitrospirota bacterium encodes these proteins:
- the rplT gene encoding 50S ribosomal protein L20, with product MPRAKGGPKTRARRKRVLNLAEGYWGAKSKLFRSATEAVDRALKYAYRDRKARKRDFRRLWIARINAAARQNGVTYSRFMAGLAKNGVVIDRKILADLAITDPAGFTKLVETAKTAS from the coding sequence ATGCCGAGAGCAAAAGGCGGCCCCAAAACGAGGGCCAGAAGAAAAAGAGTGCTCAACCTGGCCGAAGGGTATTGGGGAGCAAAATCGAAGCTGTTCCGCTCCGCTACTGAGGCTGTTGACCGTGCGCTGAAGTACGCTTATCGCGACCGCAAGGCCCGGAAGAGGGATTTCCGCAGGCTCTGGATCGCGCGTATTAATGCCGCTGCAAGACAGAACGGCGTGACCTACAGCAGGTTCATGGCAGGTCTGGCCAAGAACGGTGTGGTCATTGACAGAAAGATCCTTGCCGATCTGGCAATTACGGATCCCGCTGGCTTTACCAAGCTCGTGGAGACCGCAAAAACAGCTTCGTAG